The DNA sequence AGGGTAAACTTCCAACCTCCTGCTCAGCCTTTACATCAGGGGTGTCTGCATTTCCACCTGATTTAGGGGCGTGTCTAGAGACGGCACCGATCCGATACCCAGTATCCGTATTGGGCagatacttaaaaaaataaataaataaaaacatggataTCGgagaaaatatatcaaatatattgGATCTtttaacaaatggcaaagattggggttggattttaaaaaagaaatattttttttggaactggaaatggtTATATGTAAAGAAACTTgacttgtgtttgttttgttacgattgattttattatatttttaccttataatttattatatgaaGATGTAACTGTAAAAAAGTGAAACTGCAGTGCTTCAgggtaaaaagaaaaagtaagaaatTATGGGATAGATTTTGTTTCAGAAAAGAAATAGTGGTATCGTGCCATCTCTAGGTGCATCCCAAATAATCTAATTAATCCCTCCTGATTAATCTTTAACGATTCCGAATCCTCCtaattcttaaaatgcacttgGAGGAATCGAGGAACGAGGAGATAAGAGATACGATACCTTCTCCATCTGGTCCCCAGTAAGAAATGTTTGGATGCCCCTGACCACGTAGACAAAAATCATCAAAAATCCTTTTGTCTGTAATTTAAACTTcagacattatttaaataattaaattcttCACTTTCCCCCCCCGTCAGTTCTTGCATGCGGCAGTGCAGAGGCTCGAGCAGAAGATCGACAACCTGCAGCCCAAGTACAGGAATCCGGAGATCTCAGAAGAGGTACTGCAGCTTTCACCTTCACTTTCTGCTCACCACCTTTTCCTCTAATTACTTCagttcaaaaaaataaaagatcaaGTGGCAGCATTTGCGATATTAGTAGCTTGACGTAAGAATTGTATCACACTGGAAACATATGAGCTTGATACAACTAGAAACTTCACTAATCCCCAGAACTACACAGGAACCGAACGTAGCTTTGCTGCTGAGAAGCTTTCAGGGTTCTTGCGCAGGATGTGTGTTTGACGTGAGGTCAGGGGGTGTAAATTTAACTCGTAAGCTTTGAAAGAAAGAATTGGAAGAATTGAGAGAATTGCAAGTATGCAATGGTTGTGTATGTGGTTCATTCAGAATGGAAAGACACAACATCGTTCAGGGTTCATCTGGGGATTTGCTGATCGCTTTCCTTTCTGttcatatcctttttttttttaaataaacttttacaGCCGATGGTGGCAGTGAGAGGCGGTCAGCTCTCCTGGTCCCTCGCTCAGCGTCTCGGGCCTTCACCTCAGACAAAACCGCTGAGAAACTCTGCACGGGGGCAGGACGCAGCACATGTCCTTCCTCACAGCGTCGGAGGAAAGAGGAAcagacgcaggagacgtcgagCTCAGAGAGCGTCCGAGCCGAAACAGGAAGCAGCCAGAGATGCTGAAGAGGAGGATCCACGAGATAACGACATGCAGAAGAGCAGCAGAGCGAAGCGTCGGAGAAAACAAAGGAAACGTCTCGCTGCAGCTGGATCTGAACCTGAGGAGCCACTGAGCGTAAAGGAGGAGAACCGTAATGCAGAAATCAGTGagtgttgaattctggattgtgattggtcagaaggtgttgattcatcttctataacagcagctctgacagtagtgcagctccaaatcacaggttcatttACTAATACggtgtcgtttctatagtaactgctcattcacagggactcgtacggcagacgctccactgacgataaacagataaacaaaaaatgtgtaagttttcttcaggacagaagagtttacacaTTGTGGTTTCTaggtaacatttttttcttaataacttcaagaggatttgttttgtaatgtttaaagggGGACGGCCAAGTGGGTAGCTTCAGCTAAGGGGGAGGAGACAAGTCCATTTTTCCACCAGTAGAGATATTATTCCTCTATAAAGGGGTTTCGTTAGTCATTACATTGCACTGagtgaaattttttattttaaaatgttttatcattATACAGCCAAATCGCCTTGTACACTCTACAGTTTAACGTTACGAATTAAATATAAGCGTCTGCCACTAGGGGGCGAATTTTGACCACCGTATTGAAAAGGTGgcaaaaatgtattcattaaatTACACAGAAAAGGAATAATTTTCGTCTTCAGTATGTTGAAAGAGTAGAATTAAAGCTGACTAACAGCGagatgtaaccatagcaacaactgTGTGATCgtagcttaaaaaaaatgacagtctATTTGTATTCTCTCATCTTTCAGTTATAAAGAATAAGAAGTACACAAAGCGTCGTCTCGTGTCCAAGATCGCCTGACTCCAGGACGCGTCGTGGGACGTTAGCTCTTCGTTACCGCGTGGGATCGAGGCTCGTTGCACACTTCATCAGGATAAACCTTCTCTGTTTTTACTGTCTAAATATAACATCTGAATAAagattcattgttttttttttttgtttttttttattaacaatttCTATTCAAGTTGGAACTGTTACTAtttgcaaataaattaaaatgacattaacattgcttatgtattttttatgcatgtagtccttgcaaaaaaaaaaaaaaaaaaaaaactctacaaaTGGCAAAGTGATCAGGcggttgtgttgttgttgttgttcgaGGTCATGATGTCATCAGGGTCGATTCTCGCGCCTGTTTGTGACATTTCTTCAGAGTGTGTCTGGTTTTCCGGATGGCGCCGTTGATGGCGTAGACACACGCCTTCCAGTTGGGTCCGTCCTCGTCCAGCTTCATGTAGGGGAAACGCTCACACAGATACtctagacagagagaaacacggctttatttattctctttcctttatttctttcttgctctctccaCTCACTTTCATTCTCTAtccctttctttattttttctctgattttttttagtatttaattCTCCCCTCACTTTGGTCACGTCTGTCACCATTTTCAATCTCATGATTGATTTCAATCCCATTTTCAGTTGTGgaaacttcattcattcatgtttattcttctaaaaacaatatttatttatttcttttttgtctaACCATCATTTACATGATTGACAGTTTTTTAGCTTTTCTAGCTTTTTCGCGCTTCTACTTCACTTTCCACACATTCATGTTCATGgcttattttaattgttttttcgaaatatattgtttatatattgcTCAGTTCTCTGCTTGAGTTAGGATCtgtgttatttgagttacattAGCGTGATCCACGGTGTTTACGTTACAATAACATGACCCGAGTTACATTAGCGTTTTCCGTGTTGTGTGATTTTGTGTTATCCGAGTGATTTTAGTTCTCGTTATCTGGCGTTATCTGAGGAGTTTGAGTTGGAATGATCAGAGTTTGGAATAAAAGTAGCATTACCTAAGATTATTGAGTTATTATTTGAATTCAAagctatttgagttaccattATCTGAGGTATTTCAGTGCTGGAGCAGTCAGTGATgtggttggagtgtgtgtgtgtgtgtgttagagagagagagagagagagtgtgtgtgtgtgtgtgtgtgtgtgtgtgtgtgtgtgtgtgtgagagagagagagagagagtgtgtgtgtgtagttggtgtGTCTCACCCCTCAGTGCTGAGATCTTGTTGTGGTCCAGAGGCAGGATGCCGTACTTGGCGTTGCCGTACACGTTGCTCTGCACCAGCACTTCCTCTGGGAAGATGAATCTGATGAGGTAGCGAGCGACGAGCGGAGGATTCGGCCTCTGTAACGCTGAGTACATCGCAAACTGAGGCACCTTCACGTCCCGATCCGGATGACCCAGATACACTACAGTCAGAGAGGAGAAGAAGCTGATTAGCACATCAGAGAGGGAcgagactgagactgagactctGAAAGGAAaattatcttttaaaaaaaaatcccaatggTTTAAAACATTTCTCTGAAGTCTTGAAGGGGAAgttaaagtaaaattaaagtGAGACGAGCTTTGAACTTCCTAGCTGCTTATAATTTCCGTTCAGGCTCACCCTGAGCACCCGGCTCATAGGAATAGTCATTTTCCGACAGCGGCTCTTCATCAGACTCTCTTTTGAGTTTGTTTTTAAGCGCTGTCGTCTGCTGTAGGTCATCGCTGTCACCGTCTGAGAGCTCCACGTCGATCTCGGCAGTGGGCGCGGGTTTGAATTCTTGGACTGATGCCACTTGTTCACTCGGATCTCTCACCGCTTTAAActgcaaaataacaaaagtaaCAATGTGATAAAGCCACGGTACCATCATCATCCCACACAAGATGGCTTACAGCACTGGAGTCAAACGCATGTTGGGTAACAGACCACGTCACACTCGGTCCGTCTGGCAAGTGGGATGGACGAAAAACTGTTTAGTAGATCAATAACACGGTAACTGATCGTAAATG is a window from the Pangasianodon hypophthalmus isolate fPanHyp1 chromosome 16, fPanHyp1.pri, whole genome shotgun sequence genome containing:
- the si:zfos-905g2.1 gene encoding uncharacterized protein si:zfos-905g2.1, which gives rise to MEPPVFHPPSGMESASVGETQKNVLLEVLSYCRFLHAAVQRLEQKIDNLQPKYRNPEISEEPMVAVRGGQLSWSLAQRLGPSPQTKPLRNSARGQDAAHVLPHSVGGKRNRRRRRRAQRASEPKQEAARDAEEEDPRDNDMQKSSRAKRRRKQRKRLAAAGSEPEEPLSVKEENRNAEIIIKNKKYTKRRLVSKIA